The sequence TAACACTGTCATCAGAATGCAGATATTTCACAATGCAGGGAGTAAAAGAGGAAGGGAGAAAAAGCAAAAGATCTCAGGACATTTgatcttttatttaaaattatccTTAACAACATCAATAATTGTGTTCCCTTCTCCTAAAGCTTAGaactaattgtaattgtaattgtaaatctttattgtcatttcctgagtattcgtatacccagaggaaacaaaaaaacgttgctcaaccagcgtccattcagtttgcattaaaaaataaataggaattaaaattaaaaaatacatgtcatgaataaatttaacactctactaaacattcaacagccgttccgaccggcagcggcacaacagtggctctgctgcagtgtgggggtttgtgcgcgatacttggcagggggcaaagtccatttaacagtcttatagcctgtgggaagaagccgaggagcatcctgctggttttgcagctaatgctcctgtacctcttcccagatgggaggatggagaaaatgtcatgcgatgggtggtaagggtctttgatgatggagatggctctgttgatacatctcttcttgtatatgtccagcaggaaggggagtggagcaccaataatcctgcttgcggtcttcactatcctgtccagttggtgccgttcgtacgccttgcagctcccgaaccaggaagtgatgccgtatgtcagtgtgctctcgacagtccccctataaaaagcccgtaggtgtgtggtggggaggcctgctttacatagtcttcggagagggtgaagtcgctgctgggctctcttgaccagggctgtggtgttggccgtggacgtcaggtcatcagacagatgtagtcctaagaactttatgctgctgaccctttccacatcagctccgtcgatgtgcagaggtgtatggtgttgtttccccgccctcctgaagtcaaccaccatctccttagtttttcccacgttaagaatgaggttgtgggatttgcaccaacctatgagcagctccacctccatcctgtacgccgattcatcattgtcactgatgagacccactactgttgtgtcatcagcgaacttgttgatgaagttgttattgagtctggcagtacagtcgtgtgtcagcagactaaacagaagggggcttaggacacagccttggggtgagccagtgctcacggctatggtttttgatgtcctactgcccaccctgactgtacAAGATGGGCAACTATAGGCAGACACTTGAAACTCAAATGCTCCCAAGTGACCATGCTGTTCAAGCGAATCTTAAACATTTCTATCAGGCCATGTGTTACTCAATTGGTGGAACTCTGGTCCAAGTCGTATGATCATGGTTCAACTCTATGCTGTAACACAactattatttttctctttgcacaacctgttgtacttgtggctTGATTGTGCTCAAGCTGTGATATGACAGGATAGCactcaaacaaagtttttcattatCTCAGGAGACATGACAATAATTAACGAACATTTCACAAACTGTTATAAAGGAGTGTTGTATTGTGGAGGCACAATTTTTGGATAAAAGTCTCTGATGCTGCGCCTGTTCTTGCAGGAGGCAGCAAGAGATCTTGCAAAAGCTTGAAAACCTTGCTGTATTTTTCATGAATAATGTTGGAAATCATGTGCTGTTTGTTGTAGTATTAAGGCAATGAAACCAAATAGTGATGCATTTCTTCAGCCAAGACTCCTGGTCTGCAAGTGCCTTACATTTACAGTCAACACCATGTGAATCAAATCttatgaaaacaaaatattggggTGAGGGGGCATCAGTGAAATTGTCAATTTAAATGGCTTTGGTGGAAGAGGTTAACAAGACAAAAGCATATTTTCAAATCACCTGCTTATTTGCCAAGACCAATAGCACTGCATCTCTCAGCTCCTCTTCATTAAGCATTCGATTCAATTCCTCCCTTGCCTCGTTGATGCGCTCTCTGTCATTGCTGTCAACCACGAATATTAAGCCTTTAAACAGAAAGCATGATGAGTGCAAAATATGGACTATCTAATGACAAAAATATTTACTGTACAGTTGAAGATAAAATAATAGTGATGGCTTTTGAGGGCAAGGTTTTACACTCAATTTTTGCTTCCCATATAATTCAATGAAAATAATCAATAATCAAATAAATTAGGTTTACTTTATTGCCCATTCTTTACCAGTGCAGACaacattaatttaattttacaaaACACCAAGAAGACACCTTTCAGAGACCAGCACAGGTTTAATGGTCAATGCCTCAGGTTTTAAAGCTGAAGGTACTATTAAACCAGCATCACAGAATGTTCAACTCATTACCATTAAAACGGGTTATTCTAGTGCCACAGAGAGCCAGTGTAATCCTTACTGGCCTGTTGGGATTTGGCATTGGCAAGAATCAATTTTACACCCTACATGCATTCAGTGTAAAATCAACTTCAACACAGTAAATATCAAACAAGGCATAAAGCTGAAAGACAAATTTTCTCTATTTCCGTTGGTTGGAGCTGCCCAAAGTTTATACAATTTAAAAGTATTAAACAAAGACACAAACTTGTGcacataaaaataaaatgctcCATCTCAAAATGAACTGATAATAGTTTTGTCTATTATTCCATTAAGACATTGACTAGtattgacaatgcacttctaggTTAAGGCCACATTGCACAGATCATGTGGCAATAAGGCATAGATTGGAAATGTCCATCGAAATGGACTACTGGCAATCTTCATGTAGTCTCGCGGTTAGGAATTCTACAGAGACCAATTTAACAGTCAAGTTCAAACTTTAGGGCAAATAATTCATACCTTGCGTATTCTGGAAATAATGACGCCAGAGGGGTCTAATTTTatcctgacctcccacatcccagacagtGAAGCTCACATTCTTGTATTCAACTGTCTCCACGTTGAAACCTGCAAATAATACATGGAGATGGATACCATACCAAAATCAAAACAAACATACACAAATGCCAGGAAAACAGCAGCAACGACCACTTGGTCTGCTACACACATTTCCTCACCCGTTGTTAGTTGCTATAATTTAACTTTGAAACTTTGATTTAAAGGAGAATACAGACAAAGAGGATGAAAAATCAGCATTAAAATATCTCAATGTACATTTAATATCCCTTGAATTTCCACAGAAGGTGGTACCTatgtggaacgaactgccagagaaagtggttgaggtgggtacatttaaaaagacaaggataggaaaggttttgaatgaaatgggactaatttagttaagcaacttggttggcagggacgagttgggccgaaggtcctatttGCGCCATATATCTGATTGATCAAAAAGGATACAAGTGCTCCTTATGTGAAATAGTTCAGATTCAAACAAAGCACCATGGTCACCAACAATGCTAAGCATGTATCTCATATGGTCGACCAAATAATGAACATTGATTTGACTATGAGCAGTCTATCAATCATATGGGTCGGGTATACTCTCCAAGCTCACCACAGTGATGCTTGAAGTGCAAGTCTACTTATACTGCAGTTTGATTTTTCAAAAAGGAGAAGTTTGTCCTCCAGTCTGGTCATTCACCCAAATTGACTGAAAATCTAATCTTCATTTGTTTATTAAAATTTCTAACACACAGCATACAGTTTAAACTGCACCGGACATTGGTCTAAACTTTAACAATTCCCCATTCAACCACATGATTCAAAACTGGGTATGGAGTTCAGGGGAATAAAGCTTATAGAACCAGACACagaataggtttaggtttactatCATCACATGTATAGGAGGTACAGTTAaaggctttattttgcatgctatccaaatagatcagatataccataaccacaatcaagtcaaactcaaatacgatacagcaaaggggaagatacagagtgcagtttCATTGACTCAATTAGGAGAAAAGATTGGGGCAGTCAGCATCTTGTTTCTACATCAAACATCTGGTTGATGTTTAGGTACTCCAGTTGAAGATGGTCTTTCCAACCTACTCTCCACCTGGAGTGAGACAAGACTGGGCTGCGGGATAGAATCACGGACATATGAACCATATGTCCTTGGTTGAGATGATCTTCGAATTATTCCTTTCAGAGTGTATTGATTTCCTCAGTCTTCAAATTGCCCCTTCTTACATTTAAGGTGGGACGAACCCTTGTGTGTTTGTGCCACTCATCCCGCAGGTGCCTATAAAAGTTTTATTTATTTGGCGACGTGATGAAATTTCCAATCAAAGTATGCCTTGCATTTACAATTTATTAGATTCCAGGTGCCCTCAACAAACAAGTTATCCGATAGAGAAGAAATCCTACAAGTGTGCATGTTCCAATTAATTTTGCAACAAATTTCCCAGACAAGTAACGAAATGTAGtagcattttgtattttaaaaAATGATCCAAGGTTATTTGAGAAAGTTGCCAAGTTCATCAAGGTGGATCAAAATTGTCAGAGACGGGCCACTTACACAAATTTGCAAGTATTTGTGTCAAAAAACTAGTATAAATTGTGGTAATTTTGCATCTAAATGCCAGGGGAGCATGGTGGGCCAGCAGTGATCCAGACTCGATCTTAATGCTTCATTCACATTCTTATGTGCCTGTGTGAGTTTCCATCGAGTGCTTTAGTTTCCTTTCAGCTCCCAAGTACAGTCtagtaggccaaatggccactaacTCACTACCAAGTGGCAAAAAGAATCAATGATTGTCGTGCAAGTGAGCAAGTTGCAGGGATGCAAGGAAAACAAGATGTGGAAACCAGACTAATGAATTGGCATGGAACAAATCACCTCCTGTGTGGCAATATGTTGGTTAAATTAACAAGGAAGCCGTCCTCATTTCCACTAACTGAATGCAAGCAATAGCAAATATCacaatagacaccaaatgctggagtcactcagcgggataggcagcacctctggatagaaggaatgggtgacatttcgggtcgagacccttcttcagactgatgtcaggggaatgggcgggacagagatagaatgtagtcagagacgataagattggtgggagatctgggaaggggagggaagagagagggaaagcaagggctacttgaagttagagaagtcaacggggtgtaagctacccaatcgaaatatgaggtgctgttcctacaatttacgttgggcctcactctgacaatggaggtggcccagaaaggtcagtgtgggaatgggagggggagttaaaagtgctgagcaaccgggagatcaggtaggtttaggcagactgagcggaggtgttcagcaaaaattTCGTCAAGCCTgtacttggtctcaccaatatacaggagtccacacctggaactgcGGATATAGTAgctgaggctggaggaggtgcaagtgaacctctgcctcacctgaaaagactgtcaggatccttggacagagtcgaggggagtggtaaagggacaggtgttgcacctcctgcggttgcaggggaaagtgcctgcggtgggggtggtttgggtggggatgggatgagttgaccagggcgttgcggagggaatggtctctgcggaaagcagaaaggggtggagatgggaaaatgtggcttgtAGTGGGAACCTGTTGGAttgctagtagtgggatcccgctgagttactccagcgttgcaactatttttgatttaaaccagcatctgcagttctttcctacgcacgtATCACAATGTCGGACTAGGCCTCGAATACAAAATTAGATCCTCAATTTTCTGACCTCCTTTATCATCAAAGATCATGCATTACCCATTGAGAACAGCTCTCCCTTTAAAAGTTACAGCTTGTTTTAATATTCATAAAAGTTTAACTTACCAATGGTAGGGATAGTTGTCACCACTTCTCCAAGTTTAAATTTATACAGTATTGTGGTTTTCCCCGCAGCATCCAGTCCCACCATAAGGATGcgcatctccctttttccaaaCAGACCCTTGAGAGCTGCTAGAAGATTTCCCATGGTGTCTTGTTTCTTTAATCAATCTGTAAAATGAAACGACATCTTAATTTTGAACTACAGTAAAAtaacgatataaccatataacaattacaacacagaaacaggccaactcagcccatctagtccatgccgaacacttattctcccctagtcccatctacctgcattcagaccataaccctccattcctttcccgtccatatacctatctaatttatttttaaatgataaaatcgaacctgcctccaccacttccactggaagctcattccacacagctaccactctccgagtaaagaagttccccctcatgttatccctaaacttctgtctcttaattctcaagtcatgtcctcttgtttgaatcttccctactctcaatgggaaaagcttatccacgtcaactctgtctatccctctcatcattttaaagacctctatcaagtcccccccttaaccttctgcgctccaaagaataaagacctaacttgttcaacctttctctgtaacttagttgctgaatcccaggaaacagtctagtaaatctcctctgtactctctctattttgttgacatccttcctataattaggcaaccaaaattgtacatcatactccggaattggcctcaccaatgccttgtacaattttaacattacatcccaacttctatactcaatgctctgatttataaaggccagcacaccaaaagctttctttaccaccctatctacatgagattccaccttctgggaactgtgcacagttatccctagatccctctgttagactgcattcctcaactcactaccatttaccacgtacgtcctattttgatttgtcctgccaagatgtagcacctcacacttatcagcaataAACTCCATAtgctatctttcagcccactcttccaaatggcctaaatctctctgtagactttgaaaatctacctcattatccacaacaccgcctatcttagtatcatcttcatacttactaatccaatttaccacaccatcatccagatcattgatgtacatgacaaacaacggaggacccaacacagatccctgtggcaccccactattcaccggcctccaacctgacaaacagccatccaccattactctctggcatctcccatttagCCACCGTTGAATCCATCAATCTGCAAGGCCTACTTCATCAAGATGCACATAATCAAGCTTCCCTCTGATACTCAGATTCAGAGTTagacatgaaaacaggtcctttggctggTGATCAACAATTACACTaaccccattttattctccccgcaTTCCCATCATACCTCAGATTCCATTGCTCACCTTTACACTAGAAGCAAATCTCGCTCAACATGAACCCACTAAAATTGGTATATAATAAACACCTTAAAATGTCTGCACTTTAATAGTTCCCAGGCCCAAACTTGTTATTGCCAAATTTCCCAATCTTTCTCTACCTCACTCCTGCCTTGGTTAGCTGTTTTTTCCTTGAAACACCCAACTTATCCTCAACCACTATCCCATTTCCATCACCTTGCTGAACTTGTTCTCATGGGATAATGCATTCATCAGCAGTTACtcgaaacaagtatgactgtcctctcaaggaggacgcctgtgcgtgactgtgtttaacgtggggagactgatgcGCAGACAGCCACCACATAGTCCTTGatagatctgggtcagaatccagtggcatggaatccaggACGACCGGGGACCATTTTCTGCTGCAGCTTTCATCCGCCTTCCTAACCGTTGTGACGgaccactaaagtcagccatcatcctccgcctgttccaccgttgaggtcttggttggactgtgctttgtcagagacctccccctcgaccgtaccgccatgggtgaccctaccaggagcatagctccataTGGCATCGCTcgcaggaccacacaagcttctccaccatgacaaggtggcaACCCACAGAGAATGTGAAAGGTCCAAGCAATGCCAATCGCTGGATACATGAAACATTCCTTATTTCAATCAAACTCAAGTTATTCCctctactatgggtgctgtcggtatggaatttgtacgttctccccatgactgcatggattttctctgagattttcggtgtcttcccacactccaaggtttgtaggttaattggctcagtacaagtgtaaattgtcgcatgtgtaggatagtgttaatgtgcggactcagtgggccatagggcctgttttcacgctgtatcactgaacCAAACTAAGTATACTGCATTTTGTGCTTGTGGCATAGTCTCCATTACAATGGCAAAACCAAACAAGCTAGGTAACCACTTTCAAACACCTCAAGAGTTTTATTATCACACGtctcaaaacagaacaatgaaattcttagtagCAGCTGCACAacaaatgtaaacatagtactctgtaaacaccagaataaacaaaaagttcagtatataaaaaTACCTCTTCTGCTTACATGCATGACCAAGATTCCTTTTACCTATCATTTCAATTCTCCACGGGGGtctgagattgcaaccttcacgtggtccaccctgtttcgacgaatgcaatcaacccgacatgcacaatcaaataagatcaaatagaacaagttgtcctacaactttaggctgtgcactccatacgcaagaagaagaattctCCActacactgtgagggaaggcaagtttcccacagtgagggaaagcaccaaagtcagtcatcttcctctggtgttcacccgtggtcggggcttccggagccctccgcagtcgcccctATGGgtagcccgctgctcaggctcgctagccgggatgatggaactccggcgttggAACGGGAGGCctacctcagcggcttggacctccgaatcggctgCTTCCCACCGGAGTCCATGGCTCCCGATGTCCCCAGGCTGCGCCGGGCAGAggttcacgctggcggccctcagcaaagggCTCCAGAGAATCCACAATGTTGGAGTCAGCGCTGCCCGCATTGGGAGCACCGCAAACCAGAGCTCCGCGATGTAGGAGCAgcgggcccaacgctccggagctccaaacggcgatccaggtatcgtccactccgcggtgaatccagcgccgcaCCGCcactgccgaagctctggtccagCCCCCGGtcggaaaggccgctccgatccagtggtaggccacgaggagatgggggggggggcgctgggacgccactcggagaaatagtcgcatcctcgccaggaagcgactgggaaacggttcccccctcccccacacagaaaaactaaagaatccccaaaacaaactgtTTAGACAAACTCAAATTTAAAAAAGGATAGGAAaaacttaaggtcataaggaataagagcagaattaggccatttcagcccatcaagtctgcttctctgttcaatcgtggctgatctctctctccctcctaaacccattctcctgcctt is a genomic window of Leucoraja erinacea ecotype New England chromosome 27, Leri_hhj_1, whole genome shotgun sequence containing:
- the LOC129710209 gene encoding ADP-ribosylation factor 1-like, producing MGNLLAALKGLFGKREMRILMVGLDAAGKTTILYKFKLGEVVTTIPTIGFNVETVEYKNVSFTVWDVGGQDKIRPLWRHYFQNTQGLIFVVDSNDRERINEAREELNRMLNEEELRDAVLLVLANKQDLPNAMNAAEITDKLGLHQICQRTWYIQATCATSGDGIYEGLEWLTNQFGQHK